A stretch of the Rhinoderma darwinii isolate aRhiDar2 chromosome 3, aRhiDar2.hap1, whole genome shotgun sequence genome encodes the following:
- the RETN gene encoding resistin isoform X3 gives MRNMALLTLLVCSMLVVSSYSQPWWPPFGNGYGGRPGGNGGGNSGGHGGGNSGGNSGGNGGYGGGNSGGGSNTAARCSCDLNCVDAKANGNTAKCQAGYTAVSCSCGMGCGSYNFQGSNTCYCQCSNIDWTSARCCKNI, from the exons aaatatGGCATTACTGACGCTCCTGGTCTGCAGCATGCTGGTAGTATCATCAT ATTCACAGCCTTGGTGGCCTCCTTTTGGAAATGGATATGGAGGAAGACCTGGAGGTAACGGTGGTGGAAACTCCGGAGGCCACGGTGGAGGAAACTCGGGAGGAAACTCGGGAGGAAACGGGGGCTACGGTGGAGGAAACTCAGGAGGAGGTTCTAATACTGCAGCAAGATGTTCATGCGACTTGAATTGTGTCGATGCAAAGGCAAATGGGAATACCGCCAAGTGCCAAGCTG GATATACTGCCGTCTCTTGTTCCTGTGGAATGGGCTGTGGATCATACAACTTCCAGGGCTCCAACACGTGTTACTGCCAGTGCAGTAACATAGACTGGACCAGTGCCCGCTGCTGCAAGAACATCTAG
- the RETN gene encoding resistin isoform X2: protein MKLRRNMALLTLLVCSMLVVSSYSQPWWPPFGNGYGGRPGGNGGGNSGGHGGGNSGGNSGGNGGYGGGNSGGGSNTAARCSCDLNCVDAKANGNTAKCQAGYTAVSCSCGMGCGSYNFQGSNTCYCQCSNIDWTSARCCKNI, encoded by the exons aaatatGGCATTACTGACGCTCCTGGTCTGCAGCATGCTGGTAGTATCATCAT ATTCACAGCCTTGGTGGCCTCCTTTTGGAAATGGATATGGAGGAAGACCTGGAGGTAACGGTGGTGGAAACTCCGGAGGCCACGGTGGAGGAAACTCGGGAGGAAACTCGGGAGGAAACGGGGGCTACGGTGGAGGAAACTCAGGAGGAGGTTCTAATACTGCAGCAAGATGTTCATGCGACTTGAATTGTGTCGATGCAAAGGCAAATGGGAATACCGCCAAGTGCCAAGCTG GATATACTGCCGTCTCTTGTTCCTGTGGAATGGGCTGTGGATCATACAACTTCCAGGGCTCCAACACGTGTTACTGCCAGTGCAGTAACATAGACTGGACCAGTGCCCGCTGCTGCAAGAACATCTAG